ATGGGTGGAACCCTATAACTTTCATATTACTATTAAGTTTTTAGGAGAAACTGATCAACAACAATTATCGGTGCTGGAGGGGGCGCTGGCCCAATCAGTAATTGGCATTAATCCCTTTGGGCTGCACCTCAACAAATTGGGGACTTTTCCCCAAAGGGGAACACCGCGGGTGGTATGGGTTGGTCTGGGGGGAGATATAAACTGCTTAAAGACATTACAGCAGCAGGTAGAACATCGGTTGGCAGCGGTTGGCTTTGCCCCGGAAAAACGCAAGTTTTCTCCCCATCTTACATTGGGAAGGGTGAAAACAAATGTTGATGGGTTGCTAACGGCAATTACCACCATTAAGGCATTGGATGTCAATTTTGCGGTAAACTCGGTGGAACTAATGCAGAGTGTATTGACAGGGAAAGGTCCGGTATATAGTCGACTGGCAAGTTATGGTTTGGGGTAGCAGGTATTAAAAAGATTATGTGGAAATAGAATTAAGTAATTATCGCTGGAATAAAGTTAATTTAAACCTCTTAAAAAACGACTGTAAGTACTTAAGTGGTTAACTAGCTAAGGAAGGTGATTTTATCATGTTGATAATCGCATTAAACGGCAGTCCCCATACAGATGGCAACACTGCTTTCTTATTGCGGGAAGCATTGACAACAATAGAACAAGAAGATGGTGTAGAAACAAAATTTTTTCAAGTGTCAGAGGCCATCGCCCAGGCAAAACATCCCTTTTGTACCTGCTGTTCCACCCCCTGCAGTGGTGCATGTTTTAAGGGGACAATGCTAGAGGAAATGTATCAAGACCTGCGTAAAGCCGATGCTTTAATATTGGGTAGTCCGGTGTATTTTGGTACAGTGACTGGGCAAATGAAGGGATTTTGGGATAAAACTAGGCAATTGCGTAAAGAAAAGGCACTGGTGGACGTTGTAGGGGCAGCCATCACTAATGGTGGTTCCTATTATGGTGGTCAAGAAAGCACTGCCCGGGCATTGCAGGAAATTATGCTGACCCAAGGCATGACGGTGGTGGGAGATGGTTTTTATGGTGACGATGCCGGTCACCAAGCAGTCTGTGCCCAAAGGCCAACAGCAGAGGATCGGGTGGCTATAAAAAGGTGTAAAGTTTTGGCTAAAAGAGTGGTGGCGTTGGCCAGAGCAACGGCAGAAATGAGACGTATGCAACGGGAAGAATAAAGGGCAATAGCAAAGAATCTGAACGGGAGTGATGTTGTTTTGGAAAGTCGTTGTATTACCGAAGAACTGGAAGAGACGTGGTTGTCACCCTTTGCGGTTACCAGTAAAGCTAGCCGGGGCAGGGTGCATCCAGAAGAACAATGTCCGGTGCGAACTGTTTTTCAACAGGACCGAGATCGCATTATTCATTCCAAAAGTTTTCGCCGTTTAAAACATAAGACCCAAGTTTTTATTATTCCCGAGGGTGATCATTATCGCACCAGACTGACTCACACTTTAGAAGTTGCCCAAATCGCCCGCACCATTGCTCGAGCGTTGCGTTTAAATGAAGATTTAACTGAAGCCATTGCCCTTGGCCACGATTTAGGCCATACGCCCTTTGGGCATGGAGGAGAAAGCGAATTGGATCGGATATACAGCAAAGGCTTTAAACATAACGAACACAGCTTGCGGGTGGTGGATAAACTTGAAGGCCCTGGGGGGTTAAACCTAACTTGGGAGGTGCGGGATGGCATTGTTAACCACACCGGTAATAATCGTCCTGCCACCCTTGAGGGCATGGTTGTTAAATTTGCCGATCGCATTGGGTATATAAACCATGACATAGATGATGCTATTCGGGGAGGGATTTTAAAACTGTCAGATTTACCTCGCCACAGCCAACTGATCTTGGGTGATAAACATAGTGATCGGATTAATACAATGGTGATAGATGTAATCAAAAATAGCACCGGTAAAAGTAGCATTCAAATGAGTGACCAAGTAAGTCAGGCTATGAGCGAGCTGCGAAATTTCATGTTCGATCATGTGTATATTGGTTCAGCGGCCAAGCGGGAGGAAGATAAGGCCCGGTTGGTAATTCGTAACATTTATCAATACTTTTTAGAGCATCCGCAGCAGTTGCCACCGGAATATACTTGGAGCAATGAAATAGATTTGGAACGGGCGGTGGTGGATTACATTGCTGGGATGACCGACCGCTATGCTATCCGCGTATACCAAAAAATATTTTTACCCAGTCCTTGGGTGGATAAAATGGAAATGTTTTATATGTTTTAAATTATGGAAATACTATTGTTGTTCTATCTCTATTTGTCAATAAAAAAATGTCGAACTAGGGAAGGAAAAAGGCTAAGTGATAGCGAATTGTTGTTAAACTAAGATTTTAATAGAATTATATAATTGGCGAAACCACCCTTATAAAAAGCAGGAAAAAGCGATAAAAGAGCGAATTTGTACATTAAGGGTAAACATTTTATTAGAGGGGTGGTGTTTATGGGGTATATTCCAGAAGAAATTATTGAAGAAATTCTGCATAAAACAGATATCGTTCAAATAATTTCAGAATATGTATTATTAAAGAAACGTGGCAAAAATTATTTTGGCATATGCCCTTTTCACCAGGAGGATACGCCGTCCTTTAGTGTTACGCCAGACAAACAGATCTTTTATTGTTTTGGTTGTAACGCCGGTGGTAATGTCTTAAAATTTCTCATGCTGAAAGAAGGGATCAGTTACCCAGAAGCCATTCGCATGGCAGGTGTAAAAGTGGGGGTGCACGTTCCCGACCATTACAATACTAATAATACCCGAGAAAGCCAAGAAAGGCAACGGTCTTATAAAATTATTGCCACGGCCAGCAAATTTTTTCAACAACATCTATTATATCATAAAGATACCGAAGCACGAAATTATTTGCAGAGCCGTAATATTTCCAGTGACATGATCGAAACCTTTCAAATTGGCTATGCCCCTAGCGGGTGGAATAATCTGCTTAACTTTCTCGCTGCTAAAGGGGCCAAAGTGGATGAATTATTTAAATTGGGCTTGATTGTAAAAAGTCAGCAGGGCACCAATTATTATGATCGCTTTAGAAACCGAGTAATGTTACCCATTCACGATGCTGCTGGTAGAATAGTAGGTTTTGGCGGTCGGACAATAGATGGTGGTAATCCTAAGTACCTTAATTCCCCAGAAACACCCTACTTTAACAAGCGGCACTTGCTCTATGGATTGCATTTGGCAAGGTCTGCCATTCGTGACTGTGGCTATGCCGTTGTAATGGAAGGCTATTTAGATGTGGTGGCCGCGCACCAATATGGTATTAAAAATACAGTTGCCACCCTGGGTACAGCCTTAACTAGAGATCAGGTAAAGCTTTTAATGCGCTATACTGATGAAATTGTAATTTCTTATGATGCCGATGCTGCTGGGGTGCAGGCGGCTATTCGCGGGCTCGATATTATCCAACAATTGGGGTGCCGAGTAAAGGTATTGCACATTCCGGAGGGGAAAGACCCTGACGATTTTATTAGGGCCCATGGTGTTGATGGCTGGCACAAATTAATTAAATCCGCGTACAATTTAATAGATTTTAAATTGCATATCGCCTTTCGCAAGGGAATACCCACTTCTGTTCCAGAAAAAATATCGGTTTTGCAGGAAATTGTACCCAACTTGTCGAACATTAAAAATTCTGTTGAGCAGGAAGAAAGCATTAAAAAAGTGGCGTCAGCTTTAAGTTTAAGTTGGGAATCTGTTATTAGTGAATTAAAGCGATACCAAACAGATTTAGGAAAAAAATCCCCAAATGGGGATAAATTTGTTATCAAAACAGATAATAATATAAAAAGGAAAAGTAAGCTAACTGCCCGTGAACAGGCCGAATTTTTACTTCTTGGGATAATATTAACAGATTTTGAGCTTTTTTCAATAGTTAAACAAGAAATTAAGCTTGAGCATTTTGGCAGTGGCGAGAATCAAAAGATATACAGTTTGCTATTAAAGAGTACAGATGAGCAGAGAAGAGAACCGGCAATGTTAATGCAGCATCTAAATGAAAAGGAACAGAATACATTAAGCCGATTGTTAAGTCAGCAAATACCCGGTGAAAATCCGGTTGATATATTGAATGATTGTATAAAAATTATTAAAGAACAAGCTGGCAAAAAACATCAACAGCAGTTGTTGATGCGATTAAAAGAAGCTGAGAGGGCTGGGGATATGCAACAGGTCGCGGAATTATTACAACAGCTACAGCAGCTCAGTAATACTATGAATACAGATTTGCCCTAGAAGGGGGAAGAATTGTGAAACAAGATAAAAAACAAGAACAATTTATGAACTTATTGGAAAAAGGCAAAAAACAAGGATCTCTAAATTATAAAGAAATAATGGATGCCTTACAGGGTGTTGATTTAACACCAGAACAAATAGATGATATATATGAAAAGCTAGCCTCTATGGGTATTGAGGTTATTCCAGAGTCAAATGAAATTGAAGCACTGGATTCTAATGACATAGGCGTTGAAGATGACAGTGCAGAAGATGTTGATGTAGAGGTAGACCTAAGTGTTCCTGAAGGTGTTGGTATAGATGACCCTGTTCGGATGTACTTAAAAGAGATTGGCAGAGTGCCGCTTTTAACACCGGAACAAGAGGTGGAATTAGCCTTAAGAATGGAACAGGGAGACGAAGAGGCTAAAAGACGTCTGGCAGAAGCAAACTTAAGGTTGGTGGTTAGTATTGCCAAACGTTATGTGGGTCGAGGCATGCTTTTCCTAGATCTAATTCAAGAGGGTAACTTGGGATTAATTAAAGCGGTAGAGAAATTTGATTACCGCAAAGGATTTAAGTTTAGTACCTATGCCACTTGGTGGATTAGGCAAGCAATTACCCGGGCGATAGCCGACCAAGCCAGAACCATTCGCATACCGGTGCACATGGTGGAAACCATAAATAAATTAATTCGTGTTTCTCGTCAGTTACTGCAAGAACTTGGCCGTGAACCACTGCCAGAAGAAATTGCTAAAGAAATGAACATTACCGAGGAAAAGGTACGGGAAATAATGAAGATTGCCCAAGAGCCGGTTTCGTTGGAGACGCCCATCGGTGAAGAAGAAGATTCCCACTTGGGGGACTTTATTGAAGACCATGATGCTAAAGCTCCGGCAGAAGAAGCTTCATATACGCTGCTGAGGGAGCAATTGGATGGAGTATTACACACTTTAACTGACCGGGAACAACGGGTATTGCGGTTAAGATTTGGCTTGGATGATGGCCGGGCCCGCACGCTGGAAGAAGTTGGCCAGCAGTTTGGTGTTACTAGAGAACGGATTCGCCAAATCGAAGCTAAAACACTGCGTAAGCTACGTCATCCCAGTCGTAGTAAGAAACTAAAAGATTATTTGGATTAAAAGAAATCAAGAAAAAGGTATTGACCTAGAATTTAATAATATGTATAATATGTTTTGTTGATAGCGCTCCTCGATAGCTCAACGGTAGAGCAACCGGCTGTTAACCGGTAGGTTGTAGGTTCGAATCCTACTCGAGGAGCCAACTTAATCTCTAAATATGGGCCCATAGCTCAACGGTTAGAGCGCCCGGCTCATAACCGGTCGGTTCTAGGTTCGAATCCTAGTGGGCCCACCAATTCAAAATTGCTTTTCTTGGCCCCTTGGTCAAGCGGTCTAAGACACCGCCCTTTCACGGCGGTAACACGGGTTCGAATCCCGTAGGGGTCACCATGGGCGATTAGCTCAGCTGGGAGAGCGCCTGCCTTACAAGCAGGATGTCGGCAGTTCGATCCTGTCATCGCCCACCAAGCAAAAACACCTGGTATTTATGCCAGGTGTTTTTTAGTATACGAAAAAGGCAATTATGAATTTTGCATGAGTATTTGATGGGGTTTGATTTATCAAACCCACAGAACGTAGCATTTGTTGATAGATAATTTTTGTATTAAGGGGACGGTTCCCTTGACAAGGGCAAAGGAGTTTATCATGTTTTACAAACAAATCGATACTAATCAACAGTTAAATAGCGATCACGCTTGTTTTGATAATGAAATTGCTTTGCTTAAGGATAACATATTAAAAAATTACGGCATAGATATGAAAGTTAATATTAGATACAGCCGGAAATTTACCATGGTCACCATGTTGGACAAAGAGCAACCCCTTCCCGGAGACTGGCAAACAGAGTTCCAATTTCGTACCTGTGGTGTTAATAACAACGGAATATTTCTCAAATTTATTAGACTGCCCAAAGCTAAACAGCGCCTTGGTTTGGGTTCCTACTGTGTGCATTGGCTAGAGGACTGGGCCCAACGGTTTGGTTATAAATATATTGTTTTTAGCTCCAAAGGCACTGCCCAAGGTTTTTGGTATAAGATGGGTTACCATTGCAGTGAAGACCCGGATTTTATTAACGAACTTAATCCCGCTGTGCTTAAGAGGCAAAAAACCTCTAGAATTTAGTGACGTAACGTCGCTCAATTCTAGAAGTTTTTTATGCCTTTATTTTCTTTGGTTGTACCAGCCGCCGAAACCGGGGCCAAAGCCTCCGCCCCAGCCACCACCGAAACCGCTTCTGTAGCAAGGACCTTCACAAATCCAAGGACCAAATGGGTTACCGAACAGCGGACGGCAGGGACCGTTACAAATAAAAGTTCTAAAACCATAGCCTGGGAAACCG
The sequence above is a segment of the Peptococcaceae bacterium 1198_IL3148 genome. Coding sequences within it:
- a CDS encoding deoxyguanosinetriphosphate triphosphohydrolase, whose translation is MESRCITEELEETWLSPFAVTSKASRGRVHPEEQCPVRTVFQQDRDRIIHSKSFRRLKHKTQVFIIPEGDHYRTRLTHTLEVAQIARTIARALRLNEDLTEAIALGHDLGHTPFGHGGESELDRIYSKGFKHNEHSLRVVDKLEGPGGLNLTWEVRDGIVNHTGNNRPATLEGMVVKFADRIGYINHDIDDAIRGGILKLSDLPRHSQLILGDKHSDRINTMVIDVIKNSTGKSSIQMSDQVSQAMSELRNFMFDHVYIGSAAKREEDKARLVIRNIYQYFLEHPQQLPPEYTWSNEIDLERAVVDYIAGMTDRYAIRVYQKIFLPSPWVDKMEMFYMF
- the dnaG gene encoding DNA primase, with protein sequence MGYIPEEIIEEILHKTDIVQIISEYVLLKKRGKNYFGICPFHQEDTPSFSVTPDKQIFYCFGCNAGGNVLKFLMLKEGISYPEAIRMAGVKVGVHVPDHYNTNNTRESQERQRSYKIIATASKFFQQHLLYHKDTEARNYLQSRNISSDMIETFQIGYAPSGWNNLLNFLAAKGAKVDELFKLGLIVKSQQGTNYYDRFRNRVMLPIHDAAGRIVGFGGRTIDGGNPKYLNSPETPYFNKRHLLYGLHLARSAIRDCGYAVVMEGYLDVVAAHQYGIKNTVATLGTALTRDQVKLLMRYTDEIVISYDADAAGVQAAIRGLDIIQQLGCRVKVLHIPEGKDPDDFIRAHGVDGWHKLIKSAYNLIDFKLHIAFRKGIPTSVPEKISVLQEIVPNLSNIKNSVEQEESIKKVASALSLSWESVISELKRYQTDLGKKSPNGDKFVIKTDNNIKRKSKLTAREQAEFLLLGIILTDFELFSIVKQEIKLEHFGSGENQKIYSLLLKSTDEQRREPAMLMQHLNEKEQNTLSRLLSQQIPGENPVDILNDCIKIIKEQAGKKHQQQLLMRLKEAERAGDMQQVAELLQQLQQLSNTMNTDLP
- the thpR gene encoding RNA 2',3'-cyclic phosphodiesterase; protein product: MTMTNQRRLFIAVNLPTDVKGQLHQLQRQLYVLGGGIKWVEPYNFHITIKFLGETDQQQLSVLEGALAQSVIGINPFGLHLNKLGTFPQRGTPRVVWVGLGGDINCLKTLQQQVEHRLAAVGFAPEKRKFSPHLTLGRVKTNVDGLLTAITTIKALDVNFAVNSVELMQSVLTGKGPVYSRLASYGLG
- a CDS encoding flavodoxin family protein, which produces MLIIALNGSPHTDGNTAFLLREALTTIEQEDGVETKFFQVSEAIAQAKHPFCTCCSTPCSGACFKGTMLEEMYQDLRKADALILGSPVYFGTVTGQMKGFWDKTRQLRKEKALVDVVGAAITNGGSYYGGQESTARALQEIMLTQGMTVVGDGFYGDDAGHQAVCAQRPTAEDRVAIKRCKVLAKRVVALARATAEMRRMQREE
- the rpoD gene encoding RNA polymerase sigma factor RpoD, encoding MKQDKKQEQFMNLLEKGKKQGSLNYKEIMDALQGVDLTPEQIDDIYEKLASMGIEVIPESNEIEALDSNDIGVEDDSAEDVDVEVDLSVPEGVGIDDPVRMYLKEIGRVPLLTPEQEVELALRMEQGDEEAKRRLAEANLRLVVSIAKRYVGRGMLFLDLIQEGNLGLIKAVEKFDYRKGFKFSTYATWWIRQAITRAIADQARTIRIPVHMVETINKLIRVSRQLLQELGREPLPEEIAKEMNITEEKVREIMKIAQEPVSLETPIGEEEDSHLGDFIEDHDAKAPAEEASYTLLREQLDGVLHTLTDREQRVLRLRFGLDDGRARTLEEVGQQFGVTRERIRQIEAKTLRKLRHPSRSKKLKDYLD